Proteins from a single region of Abyssalbus ytuae:
- a CDS encoding GNAT family N-acetyltransferase has translation MAKTAWVKFKWDLKKITNFSIPVLEKEYSFEVAQEHDLKQIIETVVLAYKTDPIWGKCIGEIKPRMTERINSTFYQPQSKYLLVKYDKEIVAVSGVTQLHWTNQNLLTGICVAKKHQRKGLGTYLMFHSLHSLQNSGLEFANVYTESGSVADKKIYPLFGSVKIENVEYLKDTLENPIPILHNFYYEGKVQSLGIDTPNATIGVIKAGAYTFSAKYEEHVKILVGQLNVKIPNKEWQLFNVGEVYIIPAGYSFNVQCEQDVCYLCEYIK, from the coding sequence AAAGAGTATTCTTTTGAGGTAGCTCAGGAGCATGATTTGAAACAAATAATTGAAACTGTTGTATTGGCTTATAAGACTGACCCTATTTGGGGAAAATGTATTGGTGAGATAAAACCCAGGATGACAGAGCGCATTAACAGCACATTTTATCAACCTCAAAGTAAATACCTCTTAGTAAAGTACGACAAAGAAATAGTGGCAGTTTCTGGCGTAACCCAACTTCATTGGACCAATCAAAATCTTCTGACAGGTATTTGCGTTGCTAAAAAACACCAAAGAAAAGGATTAGGAACATATTTGATGTTTCACTCATTGCATAGTTTGCAAAATTCAGGTTTGGAATTTGCAAATGTTTACACAGAGAGTGGTTCAGTTGCAGACAAAAAAATCTACCCATTATTTGGGTCTGTAAAAATTGAGAATGTCGAATATTTAAAAGACACATTAGAAAATCCGATTCCTATTCTTCACAATTTTTATTATGAAGGGAAAGTTCAAAGCCTTGGGATAGATACCCCCAATGCTACAATTGGTGTAATAAAAGCTGGAGCATATACATTTTCAGCAAAATACGAGGAGCATGTCAAAATATTAGTTGGACAACTTAACGTAAAAATTCCTAACAAAGAATGGCAATTGTTTAATGTTGGAGAAGTTTATATAATACCTGCGGGCTATTCGTTTAATGTGCAATGTGAACAAGATGTCTGTTATTTATGCGAATACATTAAATGA
- a CDS encoding helix-turn-helix domain-containing protein encodes MTKEELKKKIGQRIVELRIKRGWSQSDLARACNKDRQAMEKLENGKVNPTLYSLLEISRALGVQLKDLVSF; translated from the coding sequence ATGACTAAAGAAGAGCTTAAAAAGAAAATTGGTCAGCGTATTGTCGAACTAAGAATCAAAAGGGGATGGAGTCAATCCGATCTGGCCAGGGCTTGTAATAAAGATAGGCAAGCCATGGAGAAGTTGGAAAATGGGAAAGTTAACCCTACACTTTATTCGCTATTGGAGATTTCCAGGGCTTTAGGGGTCCAATTAAAGGATTTGGTCTCTTTCTGA